The Lachnospiraceae bacterium oral taxon 500 genome window below encodes:
- a CDS encoding ABC transporter ATP-binding protein produces the protein MITLNNVFFSYKGTEENSLRDVSLHIPRGQCVLLCGPSGCGKTTLTRLLNGLIPDFFDGDFTGEAEVKGINIAKADILQLSEVVGTVFQNPRTQFFNTDADSEIVFGLENRGLPTEQLVSRLEQVTEDLGLRDLRGRSIFELSGGEKQKIAFASVYAAGPELFVLDEPSSNLDYQSIKELKRLIQKIKAQGKTIVIAEHRIWYLMDIADRVILMENGQITGDMNISEFNQLAQIRQRKLRCRNLSEVKAEAAGAALGKHRFEVAGLSVKLGHKMVLRNISFKAAGGEIIAITGENGAGKTTLARVLCGLEQEEIGQIAFDGLTLSGKARREKSYLVMQDVGHQLFTDSVDAECRLGIKKDKEPFIDRTLAALSLAALKDRHPLSLSGGQKQRLAVAVSLLCGKEVLIFDEPTSGLDLNSMEEVGGLIKKLAAEHKIILIMTHDIEFIKTICSRVLILSQGEMAGELGGEEKDELEKYLK, from the coding sequence TTGATTACTTTAAATAATGTTTTCTTTTCCTATAAGGGCACGGAAGAAAATAGCCTGCGTGATGTCTCACTTCATATTCCCCGCGGGCAGTGCGTGCTTTTATGCGGCCCGTCCGGCTGCGGCAAAACAACTTTGACCCGGCTGCTAAATGGTCTGATTCCGGATTTTTTTGACGGCGACTTTACAGGAGAAGCGGAAGTGAAGGGGATAAATATCGCGAAAGCGGATATTTTGCAGCTTTCCGAAGTGGTCGGCACGGTGTTCCAAAACCCCAGAACCCAGTTTTTTAATACCGATGCCGACAGTGAAATTGTTTTTGGACTGGAAAATCGAGGGCTGCCGACGGAGCAATTGGTTAGTCGGCTGGAACAGGTGACGGAAGATTTAGGGCTGCGGGATTTGCGGGGGCGCAGTATCTTTGAACTTTCCGGCGGGGAAAAACAGAAGATTGCCTTTGCCTCGGTTTACGCGGCCGGGCCCGAATTATTTGTTCTGGATGAACCGTCCTCCAATCTGGATTATCAATCCATCAAGGAACTAAAAAGACTGATCCAAAAGATAAAAGCGCAGGGCAAAACCATTGTCATTGCCGAGCACCGGATCTGGTATTTAATGGATATTGCCGACCGGGTGATTTTGATGGAAAACGGACAGATTACGGGAGATATGAATATTTCGGAGTTTAATCAGCTTGCGCAAATCAGGCAGAGGAAGCTGCGCTGCCGAAACCTGTCGGAAGTTAAAGCAGAAGCGGCCGGCGCGGCCCTAGGAAAGCATCGTTTTGAAGTGGCCGGACTGAGTGTAAAGCTCGGACATAAAATGGTTTTGCGGAATATTTCATTTAAGGCGGCCGGCGGAGAAATCATCGCTATTACCGGAGAAAACGGCGCCGGCAAGACGACATTAGCCCGCGTTTTGTGCGGTCTTGAACAAGAAGAAATCGGTCAAATCGCCTTTGACGGCCTGACTTTGTCGGGAAAAGCACGGCGGGAAAAGTCCTATCTGGTAATGCAGGATGTGGGGCATCAGCTTTTTACCGACAGCGTCGATGCCGAGTGCCGGCTGGGCATAAAAAAGGACAAGGAGCCCTTTATTGACCGGACTTTAGCGGCGCTTTCACTGGCGGCACTGAAAGACCGGCATCCGCTGTCCCTCTCCGGCGGTCAAAAGCAAAGGCTGGCGGTGGCGGTCAGCCTGCTGTGCGGCAAGGAGGTGCTGATTTTTGACGAACCGACCAGTGGTCTTGACCTTAACAGCATGGAAGAAGTCGGCGGTTTGATTAAAAAACTGGCGGCGGAGCACAAAATCATCTTGATTATGACTCATGATATTGAGTTTATCAAGACTATTTGCTCACGGGTTTTGATTTTATCGCAGGGGGAAATGGCGGGCGAACTTGGCGGGGAAGAAAAAGATGAATTAGAGAAATATCTAAAATAG
- a CDS encoding multidrug ABC transporter permease produces MKTSENNMRKSSARYLLEFAEPCRKLLVSSVILAVLGAAAGIIPYLAVSKGIIWICAGDYRMSDILLMALAALTGYLGQLVLSTLSTIRSHRAAFLVLKNIRTRLTAKLAHVPMGFILDTPSGKFKTMLVDTIEKLELPLAHMLPELTANLLIPVLMLIYFFYLDWRLALTALATFPLGLLCYMGMMEDYENRYAKVSAAGKNMDAAIVEYISGIEVIKAFNQSSSSYRKYTDAVRENEASKAEWFKQTNPYYAAGMAVAPSSLLGVLPLGSWFFINGSISAGSFIACIILSLGLIAPLIQALRYTDSFAMVDSTIKEIAGLLEAEEIRRPQEEAELVGNEIEFSHVSFAYGVTEVLHDISFQTVTDGITALVGPSGSGKSTVARLIASFWEASAGTVRIGGQDARNIPLAQVMKQIAYVSQDNYLFHLSIKENIRLGRPNATDEEVKRAAEKASCHDFIAALPNGYDTMAGDGGNSLSGGEKQRIAIARAILKDSPIIVLDEATAFTDPENEAVIQRSIGELVSGKTLIVIAHRLSTITMADKIIVMNHGRIEAEGVHEDLLESCALYRTLWNAHISASDRKETAYA; encoded by the coding sequence ATGAAAACATCGGAAAACAACATGCGAAAAAGTTCTGCCCGGTATCTGCTTGAATTTGCGGAGCCTTGCCGAAAACTGCTGGTCAGCTCAGTAATTTTGGCAGTATTGGGAGCGGCAGCGGGGATTATCCCGTATCTGGCCGTTTCCAAAGGCATCATTTGGATTTGCGCGGGTGATTACAGGATGTCGGATATTCTTTTAATGGCTTTGGCCGCGCTGACAGGTTATCTGGGACAGCTGGTTTTGTCCACGCTTTCGACGATCCGGTCGCATCGGGCGGCCTTTCTTGTGCTGAAAAACATTCGAACGCGGCTGACAGCCAAGCTTGCGCACGTGCCGATGGGCTTTATTCTGGATACGCCCTCCGGAAAGTTTAAAACCATGCTGGTCGATACAATCGAAAAGCTGGAGCTGCCGCTGGCCCATATGCTCCCGGAGCTGACAGCGAATCTCCTGATTCCGGTTTTGATGCTGATTTATTTCTTTTACCTTGACTGGCGATTAGCATTGACCGCGCTTGCTACTTTTCCGCTGGGATTGCTTTGCTATATGGGCATGATGGAGGATTATGAGAACCGATATGCTAAAGTTTCGGCAGCCGGCAAAAATATGGACGCGGCCATTGTCGAATATATCAGTGGCATTGAGGTGATTAAAGCATTTAATCAAAGCAGCAGCTCATACCGGAAATATACGGATGCTGTCCGGGAAAACGAAGCATCCAAAGCCGAGTGGTTTAAACAAACAAATCCGTATTATGCGGCAGGAATGGCCGTGGCGCCGTCAAGCCTTTTGGGCGTATTGCCGCTGGGCAGTTGGTTTTTTATAAACGGAAGTATCTCCGCCGGCAGTTTTATCGCCTGTATTATTTTATCGCTCGGACTGATTGCGCCGCTGATTCAGGCGCTGCGCTACACCGACAGCTTTGCCATGGTGGACTCGACCATCAAGGAGATTGCCGGCCTTTTGGAAGCGGAGGAAATCCGGCGGCCGCAGGAAGAAGCGGAGCTGGTCGGCAATGAAATTGAGTTTTCCCATGTTTCCTTTGCTTACGGGGTGACGGAAGTGCTGCATGATATCTCTTTCCAGACGGTTACTGACGGGATTACCGCCCTGGTCGGGCCATCCGGTTCAGGCAAGTCCACGGTCGCCCGCCTGATTGCCTCGTTTTGGGAAGCGAGCGCCGGGACTGTCCGAATCGGCGGGCAGGACGCGCGCAATATTCCGCTGGCGCAAGTGATGAAGCAGATTGCCTATGTTTCGCAGGATAATTATTTATTTCATTTATCGATCAAAGAAAATATCCGGCTGGGCAGGCCGAACGCCACGGACGAGGAGGTTAAGCGGGCGGCTGAAAAGGCAAGCTGCCATGATTTTATTGCTGCTCTGCCAAATGGTTATGATACGATGGCAGGCGATGGCGGAAACAGCCTTTCCGGCGGAGAAAAACAGCGGATTGCCATAGCCAGGGCTATTTTAAAGGACAGCCCGATTATTGTGCTGGATGAGGCCACCGCCTTTACCGATCCGGAAAATGAGGCGGTTATTCAGCGCTCGATTGGCGAACTGGTATCCGGCAAGACGCTGATTGTCATTGCTCATCGGCTTTCCACCATTACTATGGCCGATAAAATCATCGTCATGAATCACGGCCGAATTGAGGCCGAGGGTGTTCACGAGGATTTGCTGGAGAGTTGTGCGCTTTACCGGACGCTCTGGAATGCGCATATCAGCGCCAGTGACAGAAAGGAGACGGCGTATGCTTAA
- a CDS encoding multidrug ABC transporter ATP-binding protein has product MLKMFKRLLAFSGQESKRLVLSFVFHMCHSFFEMLPIMAILTVLSAILGAVAGRPMSNRVIGSSLAIMLLSIIGKIFFINLSAVKRTLGSFAMCSNWRIELGEKLKRAPMGYFSAHRLGNITAAVTTTLGDLEASAVTIMESVAGGFIHAFIIGIWLLTYEWRIGLLMIAGLLISFLIYAQTQAAGEKYSPRRQAAQAQLVAGILEYIQGMAVVKAFGLGERAGKAVDIAIAESAEANIVLEKVFSSLAAAFQTVFKLIRALILTAAPYLLLHGEITAEKCLLLMVASFMIYSTVELAGSTAAVARVVDASLDRLEKISNMPLLDESGQEQSPDNYDISVQSVSFAYDQKEVLQDVSFFIPQGTSCALVGASGSGKTTLCSLIARFWDVSRGEILLGGINVKDYTCDSLLKNFSIVFQQVYLFEDTIENNIRFGKPDATEAEVIAAAKKACCHEFIAALPDGYQTKIGENGATLSGGEKQRISIARAILKDAPVVILDEATASVDPENEQELQTAITELTQNKTLLMIAHRLNTVRRADQILVLENGRITQRGTHSELMQQEGMYKRFVDIREEAIGWKVGE; this is encoded by the coding sequence ATGCTTAAAATGTTTAAACGGCTGTTAGCTTTTTCGGGACAGGAAAGCAAAAGGCTGGTTTTATCTTTTGTGTTTCATATGTGCCATTCCTTTTTTGAAATGCTCCCGATTATGGCGATTTTGACGGTTCTGTCGGCGATATTGGGAGCGGTGGCCGGTCGGCCGATGTCCAATCGGGTAATAGGAAGCTCATTGGCAATTATGCTGCTTAGTATTATAGGAAAAATCTTTTTTATCAATTTGTCTGCCGTCAAAAGAACCCTGGGCAGCTTTGCCATGTGCAGCAACTGGCGAATAGAACTTGGTGAAAAATTAAAGCGGGCGCCGATGGGCTATTTCAGCGCGCACCGTTTAGGTAATATTACGGCGGCGGTGACAACCACGCTCGGTGATTTGGAAGCCAGTGCGGTAACCATAATGGAGTCGGTTGCCGGCGGATTTATCCATGCTTTTATTATTGGGATATGGCTTTTGACGTATGAATGGAGAATCGGTCTGCTGATGATAGCGGGGCTTCTTATTTCCTTTCTGATTTATGCTCAAACTCAGGCGGCGGGAGAAAAATATTCCCCCAGACGGCAAGCGGCGCAGGCGCAGCTGGTCGCCGGAATTTTGGAATATATTCAGGGTATGGCAGTGGTTAAGGCTTTTGGACTGGGAGAAAGAGCGGGCAAAGCGGTCGATATTGCCATCGCAGAAAGCGCGGAGGCCAATATTGTTTTGGAAAAAGTTTTCTCCTCTTTAGCGGCGGCGTTTCAAACCGTATTTAAGTTAATCCGAGCGCTGATTCTGACAGCGGCGCCATATCTTTTGCTGCATGGAGAAATTACCGCCGAAAAATGCCTGCTGCTTATGGTTGCCAGCTTTATGATTTATTCGACGGTGGAATTGGCCGGCAGTACGGCGGCGGTTGCCAGGGTAGTGGATGCTTCTCTTGACCGGCTGGAGAAAATATCGAATATGCCGCTTTTGGATGAAAGCGGTCAGGAACAAAGCCCGGATAATTATGATATTAGCGTTCAAAGTGTATCGTTTGCTTATGACCAAAAAGAAGTGCTGCAAGACGTCAGCTTTTTCATACCGCAGGGTACGAGCTGCGCGCTGGTCGGTGCTTCCGGCTCGGGCAAGACTACTTTATGCAGCCTGATTGCCCGGTTTTGGGATGTCAGCCGGGGTGAAATCTTACTGGGCGGCATAAATGTCAAGGATTATACCTGCGACAGCCTTTTAAAGAACTTTTCCATTGTTTTTCAGCAGGTGTATTTATTTGAAGATACGATTGAAAATAATATCCGGTTCGGAAAGCCCGATGCTACGGAAGCAGAAGTAATTGCGGCTGCCAAAAAGGCCTGCTGTCATGAATTTATTGCTGCGCTGCCCGACGGCTATCAGACGAAAATAGGCGAAAACGGGGCGACTTTGTCCGGCGGAGAAAAGCAGAGAATTTCCATTGCCAGGGCAATCTTAAAGGACGCACCGGTAGTAATCTTAGATGAAGCGACCGCCAGCGTTGATCCGGAAAATGAGCAGGAATTGCAGACGGCAATCACAGAACTGACGCAAAATAAAACTTTGCTGATGATTGCTCACCGGCTCAATACAGTGCGCCGGGCGGATCAGATTCTGGTGTTGGAAAACGGGCGGATTACGCAGCGGGGAACGCACAGCGAGCTGATGCAGCAGGAAGGAATGTATAAGCGCTTTGTCGATATTCGGGAAGAAGCCATCGGCTGGAAGGTAGGTGAATAA